One Archangium lipolyticum DNA window includes the following coding sequences:
- a CDS encoding UbiA family prenyltransferase, which yields MPPSSPVTPPPAAGPPEPQRGSPPLAVELEGVLTRTHTLHEGLLRLLKHHPLQALASLGWRLEGRAFVRAEVARRVELDVARLPYDEVLVAHLGEEKARGRRLVLATAADQKVAEAVAAHLGLFEAVFASDGTRELTGAHREARLREALGERPEEARPREATMSRPRAIRKALRVHQWAKNVLVFVPLLAAHKALNLPMLLHAVLGFIAFSLCASSVYVLNDLLDLDSDRRHPTKRQRPFASGALSVRAGLWLAPVLLGAGAAVASLLPGEFLALLGTYYGITLAYSFLLKQVAMLDVLVLAGLYTVRIFGGSLAVGVPTSSWLLTFSMFLFLSLALVKRLSEVRRLRLANEPAAHGRGYVAGDYEQLSMLGVSSGYLSVLVLALYITSKEVTVLYAHPARLWLLCPVMMYWVGRVWLLAHRGEVNEDPLIFALKDKVSYVVGLIAACVLLAAT from the coding sequence ATGCCTCCCTCCTCTCCCGTCACGCCGCCTCCCGCCGCTGGCCCTCCCGAGCCCCAGCGCGGCTCGCCGCCACTCGCGGTCGAGCTGGAGGGGGTCCTCACGCGCACGCACACCCTGCACGAGGGGCTGCTGCGGCTGCTCAAGCACCACCCGCTGCAGGCGCTCGCGTCCCTGGGATGGCGGCTCGAGGGCCGCGCCTTCGTGCGCGCCGAGGTCGCCCGGCGGGTGGAGCTGGACGTCGCGCGGCTGCCCTATGACGAGGTGCTCGTCGCGCACCTGGGCGAGGAGAAGGCCCGTGGCCGGCGGCTGGTGCTGGCCACGGCCGCCGATCAGAAGGTGGCCGAGGCGGTGGCCGCCCACCTGGGGCTCTTCGAGGCGGTGTTCGCGAGCGATGGCACCCGGGAGCTGACGGGGGCCCACCGGGAGGCCCGGCTGCGCGAGGCCCTTGGCGAACGGCCCGAGGAGGCCCGCCCCCGGGAGGCCACCATGTCCCGGCCCCGGGCGATCCGCAAGGCGCTCCGGGTGCACCAGTGGGCCAAGAACGTGCTCGTCTTCGTGCCCCTGCTGGCCGCGCACAAGGCGCTGAACCTGCCGATGCTGCTCCACGCCGTGCTGGGCTTCATCGCCTTCAGCCTCTGCGCCTCCAGCGTGTACGTGCTCAACGACCTGCTGGACCTGGACTCGGACCGGCGGCACCCCACCAAGCGCCAGCGTCCCTTCGCCTCGGGGGCGCTGTCGGTACGCGCCGGGTTGTGGCTCGCCCCGGTGCTGCTGGGCGCGGGAGCCGCCGTGGCGTCGCTGCTGCCTGGCGAGTTCCTGGCGCTGCTGGGCACCTACTACGGCATCACCCTGGCGTACTCCTTCCTCCTCAAACAGGTGGCGATGCTGGACGTGCTGGTGCTGGCCGGGCTTTACACGGTGCGCATCTTCGGAGGCTCACTCGCGGTGGGGGTGCCCACCTCCAGCTGGCTCCTCACCTTCTCCATGTTCCTCTTCCTCTCGCTGGCCCTGGTGAAGCGGCTGAGCGAGGTGCGCAGGCTGCGGCTGGCCAACGAGCCCGCCGCCCACGGGCGCGGGTACGTGGCCGGGGACTACGAGCAGCTCTCCATGCTCGGCGTGTCGAGCGGCTACCTGTCCGTGCTGGTGCTCGCGCTCTACATCACCAGCAAGGAAGTGACGGTCCTCTACGCCCACCCGGCGCGCCTGTGGCTGCTGTGCCCGGTGATGATGTACTGGGTGGGCCGCGTCTGGCTGCTCGCCCACCGCGGCGAGGTGAACGAGGATCCCCTCATCTTCGCCCTCAAGGACAAGGTCAGCTACGTGGTGGGGCTCATCGCGGCCTGTGTCCTCCTGGCCGCCACCTGA